A section of the Ictalurus punctatus breed USDA103 chromosome 8, Coco_2.0, whole genome shotgun sequence genome encodes:
- the cdk10 gene encoding cyclin-dependent kinase 10, translating to MPHSASGVDVYQMENAADPEAEPIRLKALKTGRSFTVPHTERLGNCRSVKEFEKLNRIGEGTYGIVYRARDTRTHEIVALKKVRMDKEKDGIPISSLREITLLLRLRHPNIVELKEVVVGSQLESLFLVMSYCEQDLASLLENMQSPFSEAQVKCIILQLLRGLVYLHHNFILHRDLKVSNLLMTDKGCVKIADFGLARVYGVPQQPMTPKVVTLWYRAPELLLGSKSQTTTLDMWAVGCILAELLAHKPLLPGSSEIQQLDLIVQLLGTPNENIWPGFSRLPLVGQYSLRKQPYNNLKNKFTWLSEAGLRLLNLLFMYNPQRRASAKDCLESSYFKEKPLPCEPELMPTFPHHRNKRAGPVSESQSKRSKAGHSLAS from the exons ATGCCACACAG tgcatccggTGTGGATGTTTATCAGATGGAGAACGCGGCGGATCCTGAAGCGGAGCCCATCCGACTGAAAGCGCTCAAAACCGGCAGGAGCTTTACTGTTCCACACACAGAGCGG ttggGAAACTGCAGGAGTGTGAAAGAGTTCGAGAAGCTGAACCGCATTGGAGAGGGAACATATGGAATTGTGT aCCGAGCCCgtgacacacgcacacatgagATTGTGGCCCTTAAGAAAGTGCGCATGGATAAAGAGAAGGATG ggaTCCCTATCAGCAGTCTGAGAGAGATCACGCTGCTCCTCAGGCTCAGACACCCGAACATCGTGGAGCTGaaggaggtggtggtggggaGCCAGTTAGAGAG TCTGTTCCTGGTGATGAGTTACTGTGAGCAGGATTTGGCCAGCCTCCTGGAGAATATGCAGTCTCCCTTCTCGGAGGCACAG gtGAAGTGTATCATTCTGCAACTGCTCAGGGGTCTGGTGTATCTTCATCACAACTTCATCCTGCACAG GGATCTGAAGGTGTCCAATCTGCTGATGACAGATAAAGGCTGTGTGAAGATCG cggaCTTTGGCCTGGCACGTGTGTATGGTGTCCCTCAACAGCCCATGACACCTAAAGTAGTGACACTGTG GTACAGAGCACCTGAGCTCCTGCTGGGCAGCAAGTCACAGACCACTACACTGGACATGTG ggcAGTGGGATGTATCCTGGCTGAACTCCTGGCCCATAAGCCCCTGTTGCCGGGCAGCTCAGAGATCCAACAGCTGGATCTGATTGTGCAGCTGTTGGGAACACCGAATGAGAACATCTGGCCG ggctTCTCGCGGCTCCCCCTGGTCGGTCAGTACAGTTTGAGGAAACAGCCATACAACAACCTGAAGAATAAATTCACCTGGCTGTCAGAGGCTGGACTCCGCCTCCTCAACCTGCTCTTCATGTACAACCCCCAacgcag agCCTCGGCCAAGGACTGTTTGGAGAGCTCGTACTTCAAAGAGAAACCACTGC CATGTGAGCCAGAGCTCATGCCCACCTTCCCTCACCATCGGAACAAACGGGCGGGGCCTGTATCCGAGAGCCAATCAAAACGGAGCAAAGCGGGACACTCCCTTGCATCCTGA